One genomic window of candidate division KSB1 bacterium includes the following:
- a CDS encoding TolC family protein, protein MALFLSNSGSAQTVLTLENALNIASENSPDIKRSFLNLERNRESLNAQNAALKSNFSLSVTPFDFSRDRQFNSLFSIWSTSETKQSLGTFRITQPIKWSDGTLSLVNRFSWQDAFSDFQGVRTKSFTNNFFLSFDQPIFTYNRTKLDLQALELNLEDASLSYSIQKLALERNVTQGFYNVFQNQMSVQIANEEYINQQSSYEIIKNKVDAGISAKEELYQAELNLATSKSNYQNQQVLLENAKDQFKQLIGISLFDEISVIADVSHVSVEVELQKAIDHGISKRMELRQREIDIENSQFDLIRTSATNEFQGNVSLSVGLFGDNEQFNDIYSNPTNSQQIALSVEIPLWDWGEKKSRMKSVEAVVKANELGLEDEKNNIIIAIRSVYRNLQNLENQIEIARQNERNAQLTYEINRERYENGDLTSMDLNLFQTQLSEKKIALVNALINYRIELLNLKIQSLWDFEKNRSVAPDRL, encoded by the coding sequence ATGGCACTATTTTTATCTAACTCTGGTTCTGCCCAAACAGTATTGACATTAGAAAATGCTCTAAATATCGCTTCGGAAAATAGCCCGGATATCAAACGCTCATTCTTAAATCTGGAAAGAAATCGAGAATCACTGAATGCACAAAATGCTGCCCTGAAATCGAATTTTTCCCTGTCGGTAACACCGTTTGATTTCAGTAGAGATCGGCAGTTCAATAGCCTGTTTTCTATCTGGAGTACCAGCGAAACCAAGCAATCTTTGGGAACGTTTAGGATCACCCAGCCTATCAAATGGTCGGATGGTACTCTGTCCTTGGTCAACCGATTTTCCTGGCAAGACGCCTTTAGTGATTTTCAGGGTGTACGAACAAAATCCTTCACTAATAATTTTTTTCTGAGCTTCGATCAGCCCATCTTTACTTATAACAGAACGAAACTTGATTTACAGGCACTAGAGTTGAATTTAGAAGATGCATCTTTAAGTTACTCGATTCAGAAGCTGGCCTTGGAGAGAAATGTGACGCAAGGATTTTATAATGTGTTTCAAAACCAGATGAGCGTGCAAATAGCCAATGAAGAATACATCAACCAGCAATCCAGTTATGAGATCATCAAGAATAAAGTAGATGCGGGAATTTCAGCAAAAGAAGAGCTTTACCAGGCGGAATTGAATCTTGCAACCAGCAAATCCAATTACCAAAACCAGCAAGTATTGTTGGAAAATGCAAAAGATCAATTTAAGCAACTCATTGGAATATCGTTGTTTGATGAAATTTCGGTGATTGCAGATGTGTCTCACGTGTCAGTAGAGGTCGAATTACAGAAAGCCATCGATCATGGAATTAGCAAAAGGATGGAGCTGCGACAAAGGGAAATCGATATAGAAAACTCACAATTTGATTTGATCAGAACATCGGCGACAAACGAATTTCAAGGAAATGTATCTTTATCGGTTGGACTTTTTGGCGACAATGAGCAATTTAACGATATCTATTCGAATCCCACAAACAGCCAGCAGATTGCGTTATCAGTGGAAATCCCATTGTGGGATTGGGGTGAAAAAAAATCACGTATGAAATCTGTCGAGGCGGTGGTTAAGGCCAACGAGCTTGGATTAGAAGATGAGAAGAACAATATCATCATTGCGATCAGGAGTGTTTACCGAAATCTGCAAAACCTGGAAAATCAAATTGAAATTGCGCGGCAAAATGAAAGAAATGCCCAGCTGACTTATGAAATTAATCGTGAACGTTATGAAAATGGCGATCTCACCAGTATGGATTTGAATTTGTTTCAAACCCAACTTTCTGAGAAGAAAATTGCACTAGTCAATGCTTTAATAAATTATAGAATCGAGTTATTGAATTTGAAAATCCAGTCGTTATGGGATTTCGAGAAGAACAGATCTGTGGCTCCAGATAGATTGTAA
- a CDS encoding four helix bundle protein, protein MKRAAISIPSNIAEGSSRESDKDFKRFLEIALGAAFELETQLLIFKAATN, encoded by the coding sequence ATGAAAAGGGCAGCCATTTCAATTCCTTCCAATATTGCAGAAGGCAGCAGTCGCGAAAGTGATAAAGATTTTAAGCGATTTTTAGAAATAGCCTTAGGTGCGGCGTTTGAACTGGAAACGCAATTGCTGATTTTTAAAGCAGCAACAAATTAA
- a CDS encoding efflux RND transporter periplasmic adaptor subunit, whose protein sequence is MVYKRNFCLFISFIILAGCASDEVSLDTEISIPVSVEEIKNKPIEQYIDATGTVYSTEEVTLKSEISGYYKLLTNPKTRLPYALGDLVEQGQEIIHLEDAEFENNIKLESQVLNLDISKREFDKQKSLYDKGGVTLRELKNAEMDYINAKYSYENAGIQLAKMKIKAPFSGVIVELPYYTNATRIDVNLLMVKIMDYSRLYMNVNLSDKYLNDVKLGQSVRLINYTLPDDTLMGKITQVSPAIDPDTRTFKTSLTIDNLDWLMRPGMFVKAEVIIARKDSVIVIPKDILLAKQRGKTVFIVERGAARERVITTGLENPTEVEVTNGLRLNERLIIKGFETLRNRSKVKIIQ, encoded by the coding sequence ATAGTGTATAAAAGGAATTTCTGCTTATTTATCAGCTTTATTATTTTAGCCGGATGCGCTTCGGATGAAGTCTCATTGGATACTGAGATTTCTATTCCGGTGTCAGTAGAAGAAATCAAAAATAAACCTATCGAACAATATATCGATGCGACTGGAACGGTATATTCAACTGAGGAAGTAACTTTAAAGTCTGAAATTTCCGGCTATTACAAATTATTAACCAATCCTAAAACACGCCTGCCTTACGCCCTGGGAGATTTAGTGGAACAAGGCCAGGAGATCATTCACCTGGAAGATGCTGAATTTGAGAATAACATCAAACTCGAATCTCAGGTGCTTAATTTAGACATTTCGAAACGGGAATTCGACAAGCAAAAATCACTTTATGATAAAGGTGGTGTAACCCTTCGTGAATTAAAAAATGCTGAAATGGATTACATCAACGCCAAGTATTCTTACGAGAACGCGGGCATCCAGTTGGCCAAAATGAAAATAAAAGCGCCGTTTAGTGGTGTCATTGTGGAATTGCCATATTATACCAACGCTACCAGGATTGATGTGAATTTGTTGATGGTTAAGATCATGGATTACAGCCGCTTGTACATGAATGTTAACCTTTCTGATAAATACCTCAATGATGTAAAATTAGGTCAATCGGTTCGTTTAATAAATTACACATTACCTGATGATACTCTGATGGGTAAAATTACCCAGGTTTCGCCTGCGATCGATCCGGATACTCGCACTTTCAAAACATCGCTAACCATCGATAATCTGGATTGGTTGATGCGCCCGGGAATGTTTGTCAAAGCAGAAGTGATCATAGCAAGAAAAGACAGTGTGATCGTAATACCGAAAGACATTCTTCTGGCCAAACAAAGAGGAAAGACAGTTTTTATTGTCGAACGAGGTGCAGCCCGAGAACGTGTTATTACAACAGGATTGGAAAATCCAACCGAGGTTGAGGTCACCAACGGATTACGACTGAATGAGCGGTTAATCATTAAAGGGTTTGAGACGTTGAGGAATCGATCCAAAGTGAAAATAATACAGTAG
- a CDS encoding ATP-binding cassette domain-containing protein, which yields MKITIEGLNKVYNRTNHAIKNINLQIDSGMFGLLGPNGAGKTTLMRILVTLIKPTSGVVKVNDLDLQKNRREIRAMLGYLPQEFHSFSKLKTWEFLDYVARLVGLKEKAKRRNAVDELLEQVGLFDVRDRQANKLSGGMKRRLGIAQALIGEPKVVIVDEPTTGLDPEERIKFRNLLANMSRKDIIIILSTHIIGDISSTCRNMALLNEGEIVFQGAPDELIEQAKDHVWQVDALDNELETLKEKFPVISTVPTDRGWEVQLVADELDGYKGKKIEPNLEHAYVYFMEFGIDQKVN from the coding sequence GTGAAGATCACAATCGAAGGCCTAAACAAAGTTTACAACCGCACAAATCATGCAATAAAAAACATCAATTTACAGATCGATAGTGGCATGTTTGGATTATTAGGGCCCAATGGCGCCGGCAAAACAACCCTGATGCGGATATTAGTAACCCTGATAAAACCGACTTCAGGGGTTGTAAAAGTGAACGATCTGGATTTACAGAAAAATCGACGTGAAATTCGCGCCATGTTAGGTTACCTGCCGCAAGAATTTCATTCCTTTTCGAAACTAAAAACCTGGGAGTTTTTGGATTATGTCGCTCGCCTGGTAGGATTAAAAGAAAAAGCGAAGCGTAGAAATGCTGTGGATGAATTGCTGGAACAGGTCGGTCTCTTTGATGTCCGGGATCGACAGGCAAATAAACTGTCGGGGGGGATGAAACGTCGGTTGGGTATTGCCCAGGCGTTGATTGGAGAGCCTAAAGTGGTGATCGTCGACGAGCCGACAACAGGGTTGGACCCCGAAGAGAGAATAAAATTCAGAAACTTGCTTGCCAATATGAGCCGGAAAGATATCATCATCATCCTATCTACTCATATTATTGGAGATATCTCAAGCACATGCCGCAATATGGCATTGTTGAATGAAGGTGAGATCGTTTTCCAGGGAGCACCGGATGAGTTAATTGAGCAAGCAAAAGATCATGTCTGGCAAGTTGATGCATTGGACAATGAGCTGGAGACCCTGAAAGAAAAATTCCCAGTGATTTCAACAGTCCCTACAGACAGAGGTTGGGAAGTTCAGCTGGTTGCTGATGAACTCGATGGCTATAAAGGCAAAAAGATCGAGCCTAATCTGGAGCATGCTTATGTCTATTTTATGGAGTTTGGTATTGATCAGAAAGTCAATTAA